A region of the Thermococcus sp. genome:
TCATAGACGAGGACATAAACCTCATCCTCGCGAAGCTCTCAAGGGCACCCCTCAGGGAAAAGCTCCTGCTGGCCCTAGAGGGCCTCTCGGTGTTCCTTCCGCTCAGGTCGGAGATGGGAAACCCCCTTGAAGAGTACCGCTGGATGATGCTTGAGTTCAGGAGGCGCTACCCATATCTCTACCGCGTCCTCGTCGAGGAGAGGAACGAGATTATGGCGAGGAACCTGAGGGCCATAGTGGACTCCCTGCTCTCTGCTGGTGTGAAGAAGCCCCGGGTCATAGCTGTTGTGGGCCTCGGGCACAAGGCGGGCATTGAAAGACTCTTGGAGGAGGGTACTGCTAGGATACACTTTCAGTTCTGAAGCTTGCGTAGATTAAGATAATGCTTATAAACATCTTCTGCACCTCTAGATATTGGGTTATGTGGATATGTGCATGGGGGGATACTGTATGGGATTACAAAAGCTCGAAGAACCTTACAAGATAAAAGAGTTTATCAGGAATGTGAGACAAAACTTTGGCTCAACAAATAACATAGACTATGATTCACTTGCTGTATGGTCATTTAACAAACTACAAAAATTCCTTTGGGACAATTGGAA
Encoded here:
- a CDS encoding TraB/GumN family protein gives rise to the protein MNYLRYVKVIGTMHVSPKSREEVIRTILEERPTAIAVELDRARFLAMTENVSLSVGDALRLGRKGLINYALAKVEERLGETFGMAPGGEMMGAIETARALGVPLYLIDEDINLILAKLSRAPLREKLLLALEGLSVFLPLRSEMGNPLEEYRWMMLEFRRRYPYLYRVLVEERNEIMARNLRAIVDSLLSAGVKKPRVIAVVGLGHKAGIERLLEEGTARIHFQF